Part of the Lolium rigidum isolate FL_2022 chromosome 6, APGP_CSIRO_Lrig_0.1, whole genome shotgun sequence genome, TGTCCACCCACTTCTCCTTCCCTCTTCAGTGGCTAAATCAATTCAGTAGACAGTTAGCCAACCTAACAGGACCTAGTCAACCCATGGATTAGCTGAAGAAGAGAAATGCGAAGTAGTAATACAACAGAAGAATGGTTCTAAATATACACCTGAAACAGGATGTTTGCTATGATTAGTATCTTTCAAGAAAAGATTATCCGGTTATCTGGATGGACAAATATTGCTGTACTCTTTAAGCAAGATATGGGAAACAGTTTAGGACCCTGGTCTACTTGCACATATTATTATTACCATTTGCAATAATTGGTGGTGCATCTCATTTCGACATTTTGCAGCAAGCATCCAAACGTAATACCATTTCATCAAATATCTAAGTCTAATTATCAATGCAAGTGGTAAATAAAAAGCGGTTGCAATCACAAGATTACCTAACAGTCTACTGTTACTTGTAATTGGAGCCATCCCAGAGCTTTGTCCTGCTGCAGCGGCCTAAAACAACAGAACATGAACATTATCAGATATTTATCCACGCAGACAAGTGCAAGAGGAACTTTGAGTTGCACTGACAATAGCTCGTGGTGGAACACTGGTCATCTGTGACTGTTGGTATTTAAGAATGGTCCAGTCATAAACATAATCAAACTGGAATCCTGCACACAGGGGGGGAAATCCAATCAGAAGTGTCCCaagaatagtttttttttttggaaaaaattgtGATGGAAAACTTTATCTGGTAACATATAAATAGAAAACCAACCCTCTCGAATAAAAAGGTCTCTGAACAATCTCTTCAGATATTGATAGTCTGGACTATCCTCAAAACGCAGTGAGCGGCAGTAATGGAAGTAAGACTGAAACTCAGAAGGGTATCCACGACAAAGAACCTGAAATTGgggaaaaataataataaatacaAGATGGTTATGACATGGCTGAATTTGCAGGGGACAAGAATTCACCTCAATTGAAGTGGCGATCTTCCGTTCGCTAATTTTCTCATACTTCTGTTTCTTATTCCCAGCTTTTAAGCCCTGCCATGGGAGACTGGTAACATGGTGGACTGTTAGTACACACCCAATCACAGAAGAACTGAACTAACTGAAGCTCCATAACCAACCTTCCTCTCAAGAAGTACATGAGTACATATCCAAGAGATTCCATGTCATCCCTTCTGCTTTGTTCTATTTAAAAGCATCAAACTTTATTTTTTAAACAAGATGGTGCATTTAAAAGGAAAGGGAGAATTAATGAAGAAAGTGTATCATTGTGCGCTCGAATATATGCATTACAAACATATGATCTGATAATCGATTTCGATTTGTGAAGTGGACTAACCAATTCCGAGATGGGTGTTAACACTTGCATATCGAGCTGTCCCAGTCAAATTTTTGTTCTCTCTGCAATTCAATATACAATTGTCATACTGTCCCTAAATAGATAAATATAAAATCTTGATTTTAATAGGAGAGAATGCTTAGTAATCCATATATCTATTGAGCTATAAACATGATTTGATGTAGAAACACAATACCATTATGGTGCCCAGTGAAGTAACATCAGTCATTACCCAATCAACTAAAGTAAAATGAcgtaaaagtaaaaaaaataataACATGGCTCAAATAGCAGCCAGATACAAATGGATTAAAAGCATGCTACCTGTATGGAATGTGCTGGTGTGTTGAAGTGTCTCTATATTTCTTTGCCAGTCCGAAATCAATCATATATACCTACAAAAAGATTAATGATAAAGCGTGAGCGCACATACCTAATGTTTTAAATAAGCCCTAGAACTGTAAGCAGGTGAATAGCACTAAAATGACTTACCTGGTTTGCTCTCTTTCCGAGGCCCATGAGAAAATTGTCTGGCTTAATATCTCGATGCAAGAAGGACTTTGAATGTATAAATTCAACTCGGTTGATCTGAGAAAAATGAATTAAACTAAACGTATTTAACCAGATAAGTTCAACaaataataacaaaaaaaaattggagcAAGAGGGCTCCAAAGGGAACCCCAGTTCCATTTTTATTAATGAAACCAGGAGAGTAATAACAAGAAAATGGCAGGACTGACTGAGTTTAGTTGTTGAGCATACCATTTGATCAGCAAGCATCACAACAGTTTTGAGCGACAGTTTCCTGTTGCAAAAGCTAAAAAGGTCTTCAAGGCTTGGCCCCAAGACGTCCATAACAAGAACATTGTAGTCACCCTCGACACCAAACCACTTGACATTTGAAATCCCAGCTGCACGACCAACAAAAAAACGTATGTAAGCAGCAATAGGGAAAAGAAAATATATGGGCcaacaaaagaaaaggaagatgcATTACTTCCGCCCTGTAGTATCCTGTATAACTTTGACTCGTATAACAACTGGGGATGCTTTGTCTTCACATTTtcctggacaaaacaaaagcaaaaGGCCTTATCAGTCTGAACAGAACAAAGCCTGCAGTAGCTTAGAAGGATAATCAGGAGGAATGGACTGAACGTGACATCATAACAACCATTATTCTGACACATCAATAACATCAATAATGCGGCAAGATTTTTCCAAAGCATGACACAGGTAAGGGACTATGATTGGAACTTCATAACTGAAGCAAGCAAGTGGAGCACATTCTTGCTGACAGATTTGAACATATGGAAGTGCTCAGGCTACATTCCAATCTATGAACTTTATTTTTATAAAGTCTCTCTGTTGTCTAATTCTTGGAAACAAGAATGAACTCGTGCAAGTGCAGGAGAGCTTGCACAGCTCAGTCCATGTTAAAAAGCTTCCGGTAATCCTTAGCAGGAAATATTTCTCGATGACTCTTAGTCTGTACAAGTGTAACCACTATTTAACCTTCAAGTGCGAATGAATGAAAGTGAACTGATAGACAAGTTTGATCGAGGGCTACCAATTAGCTTAACCGTAAGTATGAAGGACAGGCAAGGAGCATACACTTTCGTCATCAGATTTTTATTAGAGTGAGATGCAAGATTGTCACACTTTGGGTCAACTTTTAAGGAAAATCATCAATTCTCTAGTTAAATACTAATAAATAGAAAATACTTGCACTACAAGCAATATAGCAACCGATGGTAAAATCATAAACACGGTATGCTAAAATCCAATAGGATCGTCGCATGAACTCACAAGCTTAATCGCGACCTCCTCGTTGGTCTGCACGTTAGTACCTGCACCGGCagccccaagcaagtgaaaacacGCTACTAAATCAGCAACTCAGCGGAAACAGCATAAAGGAAGGAGCTTTCGCGTCAGGAAGGATTATTCAGGAGGAGGAGCTGCGCACGAACCGAGGTAGATCTCCCCGAAGGAGCCGCTGCCAAGCTTGCGGCCCAGGCGGTACTTGTTACCCACGCGCGGCTCCATCGGCACCCGCGCAGTCACGCTACGGAGACGCCGCCTAGTCTGGGGACATCCAGCGACGGAGGAACCGGAGCCAGGGGAGGAATTGCGCGGATTGGGAGCTAGGGTTTGAGCGGGGATCAGAGTGTGGGATTGTGGATATTTTTCCTTTTGTGGGGCGGTTGTGCTTTTGCTTTTGCGAGCGTCACCCACCGCGCTAGGCTTGAAACATAAATTGGGCCCAAGTAGAGGGATCGTTGTGACAAATTAACGTCGCGACTGTCTGACGAAATTGATTGGTAGGTGCAaaagtcacacgtgtgagagcgTGGCTGACGACAATCCTCGCCAAAAAGAACATTTGCAGACGACAACAATTCTTATACCAGCGACCAACTCCTGGAATGGTGATTTCATACCGACTATCCGGTCCTAGTTTCTCACCTGTTTCTTACTTTAGCATGGTATATATAAAATTCAGTTTATGTTCTTCACTCGTGCCGCGCGACCGGTGACTATGTTGCACAAAGGAGTACTTGATGTGGTGTTCTGATATGAAGGAAATTAAAAGAGACTCGAGGGAGTAGATGGGTTTTCTTATGAAGGAAATTAGACCAGGACGTTAGAATCATGGTTTAATACGATTGTAACCCGGAAACTTGTCCGTGGTAGGTGTCTACATGACTCCTCCATGTACCAACTATTGTAAGATATGCCCAATATTATAATATGACCCTCCCTCTCTCTTTTTCAGATTTGCTAATGCTCCCATCTAACGCCGGTCAGGCTTAGACGTGAGCGGGAGGAAGAAAGGAAGTTGAAAAGCGTCTAAGCTAATATGCGCCAGAGAAAGAAAAGGAGGTAACTATTCGGTCCAGAGCATTGATTCCCCATAACGAATAGGCTCACTCTATCTCTCAATTGCCTATCCTGTGCTCGAGAAGGTCCCCCAGTTCCTCGGCTGCACCTTGAAGTGCATTTAGTTGTCTAAATTGAGGCGATAATGTGATGTGTCAGATTCCCTTAAGAAGATAGGAACCAGATCTTGCTTCTTTCCCCTTTTTTCCATGACATTCCTACCTATTTTATTTATCACCTCTTTGTGTGTTTCAAAACTAGACTCAAGTAAATGCTTCTCAAACTGTGGTTGTTGTAACTGTTTTTGAGCTTGAAACTCTTCACTCTGTTGTTGCATCCGTTTGGCTAGATCtgcttggaccttatccatgattCTCTCATAGCTCTAAGCGCGTGTTTGGTTCCGAACCATAGGGTGGATGGGATGGGATGGTACCCGATTCAGATATGTTTGGTTGTAAAAGGaagggatggaaccgtccatggATGGCGAATATTCGTCCAAATATTAGGATGGACAGATCCCGTGAAATCGACCGAACCTCCTCATCCCACTTCTTCGCGTCACCTCTGTCTCTCTCACCTCACGCGAAACACACTCCCTCCCCGTTGGAAACCCTCTCCTCTCACCTGTagcacagcggcggcggcggcggtttccgCGGAGAAacagatcggcggcggcggtgctcgtCCTCCCCTTCAGCTAGCACGTCGCGGCGTCGCCTTGTCTCCATCCTCCTGCGGGACGCAAGGCGCTGGTTGGTATGGAGGGCATGGGGTGAGGCGGAGCCAGGAGAACGAGGGCAAGGTTGGGGACGGGCCGAGCTAGAAGAAGGAGCACAAGTACGTACGACCAGCAGCACAGCATCCACTCCTCCTTGTTGTATTCAATCTGAAGGTGAGCACACCATTAGATCTGATCCGAAAATGCATCAGTCATGTTTCATATACTGTGCGAAATTAACCTTCTAGTGTTGACGCTCACACAGATTACCTTCAAATTATGATCCGAAAATTCACATATATATCTGATCTGAAAATTCATCATTTATGTTTTGCCCTTGTGAACTTCAAACTATTGTTTTGCTGTTGCATTGTAGATGAAAAAGAGGCAGAAGATGTTAGTTTGGGCAGCTGCGGCATATATGGCAATATCTATGATGGTCTTGATCCTTAATTCTAgaaaaaggaagaggaaagaacgTCTTAGCATATAATATGGGCCAATAGAGGAGAGGGATAGGATGAGAATTGAGTATCTTAACAATAAAATTTGGAAGAATGATACAAATTGTGTGAACATGCTTAGACTTGGAAGAGCACCTTTCTTCAGATTCTGCAACCTATTTAGAACTCGTGGCTTGCTTGTTGACACTATACACATGTGTGTTGAGCAGCAAGTAGCAATGTTCTTGAACACCGTTGGACATAACCTTAGAAATAGGCTAGTTGGCACCAATTATGATAGATCCGGTGAAACCGTTAGTAGATATTTTCATATTGTCCTTCACGCCATTGGTGAGCTACGAGATGAATTGATTAGGCGACCTTCATTGGAGACCCAATCAAAAATAGAAGGAAACCCACGGTGGGATCCATATTTCAAGGTATAAGAGTGACCCATAACTCTATTTTTTCCTGGTTTGTGGCTTCAAATTTCTACAATGCCTAATCTTTTGCCCAAATAGGATTGTGTtggagctattgatggtacacaTGTGCGGGCGTCCGTTACTAAGGATATGGAGGCAGCTTTTCGTGGTAGAAAGTCCTTCCCTTCTCAAAATGTGCTCGTAGCCGTAGATTTTGATCTTCGGTTCACGTATGTTTTGGCTGGTTGGGAGGGAACAAGCACATGATGCGCTCGTCTTGAGAGATGCGTTAGAAAGGCCAAATGGTTTACGTGTCCCACAAGGTAAATATTGCACTTGCACTAGCACTGGCGATCAATTCCATGTATTCTTATATATCAATGTCACCCACTCGTGCCTCATATGATAGGAAAATTCTACCTAGTTGATGGTGGATATGGAGCCAAAAGAGGGTTTTTGCCTCCTTTTCGTGGTGTGAGGTACCATTTGAATGAGTGGGGAAACAATCCAGTGCAAAATGAAAAGGAGTTGTTCAATCTTAGGCACTCCTCTCTTCGTGTTGGAGTAGAGCGTGGAATTGGGTCACTCAAGCGGAGGTTCAAAGTTCTTGATGATGCCACTCCATTCTTCCCCTTTGCAACTCAAGTAGATATTGTTGTGGCATGTTGCATTATTCATAATTGGGTTATAGAAGATGGGATTGACGAATTAATCATATCGGAGGACGAATGGGCAGCTAATCCAATTCCCTCTACAACATCGAGTGGGCAAgctgctgatcatacatacatggtTAATTTTAGGCAGCAAGTGGCTGATGACATGTGGGCTAACCGGCAACAACATTATGCTACGAATAtgtaatatttatttgaatgGTTCTTATGGATCAGTGAACCTGTAGTGAACTATCGAACTCGTTGTAATTTCCCATGACTATTGTAATAATTTTTGGGCAGTTGTATTGCCATATTACCTGCTGGAATTGTTTCTCTCTATGCACTATACTTGCTGGAATTAATTTCTCTATGCACTATACTTGCTGGAATTGTTTCTCTCTATACACTATACTTGCTGGAATTGTTTCTCTCTTTGCACTATACTTGCTGGAATTAATTTCTCTATGCACTATACTTGCTGCAATTAATTTCTCTATGCACTATACATGCTAGGAAATGGACAACCAAGCTGAAGGAAGTCATGGTATTCATTGGACTTCATCAATGTCTACCCATATGCTTCTCCACTTGACTGATGTCGTGGCTGGTGGAACTAAAACTTCAACGGGCTTTAAGAAAGTGCACCTCAATGCTTGTGCTAGGTCTTTAAATGAGCAATTCAAACTATCTTTGACTGGTGATCAGATTCGTAACCATCTGCGTTATTGGAAGAGGAAGTGGCAAAGGATAACTTTGCTTAAGCATGGAATCAGTGGTGCTCTTTGGGATGAGGAAAATTTCATTATTGGGCTTGCTGAAGAGCACTATGCTGAGTACATTCAGGTATTCATGCTGCCTATATATTGTTTCACATTGTTGTGCATTCAGGTATTCAGGCATACAATCTCTTTTAACATGTTCTCTATTGACTACATAGACGCACCAATCAGATGCTCCATTCTTGAACAAACCTATAAACCACTACAATGAGATGGCTACAATATTTGGTAATAGTCTGGCTACAGGGCAGTATGCCAAGGGATCAAATGAACCTCTTGCTGAAGAAGTGACGGAAATTGAAGATGATGTTGGGGAAACCGCGGAAGCTGCTGCTACTCCCTCGCCAAATGTTGCTGCTACTCCCTCGCCCACTGGGCCATCAGCCCCAAAAGCAAAGAGAGCCAAAACATGTGCACAAGAAAGCGAAGATAAGATGATAGCAACATTCTCGGCTGTTGGCGAAAAGATTGCTAATGCTATAGTGGAGGCTGGTAAGACCAATGACGAGTTGCCTGAAGGTCTTTGGGATAGCATGAAAGGCATTCCTGGTTTCGAACCAGCATACCTTTCTCACTACTATGCACATCTGGTTGAAAATGTTCGCATTGCGCGGGCTTTCCACTCGTTGGACTTTGCGAACAAGTTAATTTGGATTGCTAGGTATGTTAGCAACAACTTCCCTGGTTGATGACTTGTGCTGATGGTATGACCACTTTTGCTTGCCACAAAGAAGTAGAAATTGTGGCCTAATGTCTACTGGCTTTTGTGCTGATGCTTCTAGCCATGACATGAACTTGTAATGTTATCTGTAGTTTCAAGACTATGTACTACTTTGCAAAATTATGGCATGTATTGCTTTCTAGCACTTATATGTGAAGCAAGTATTAATATTTGTCATGTATTTCTAAATTATGTGTGTATGTACAATATGTGTGTGTTTCATAATGGCTTGGAACATAAAATTCTTGTGGTGATTTCTGTTTCTAGATCCAGTCAATTGTTGTACCTGACTTGTTGCAAAATATGGTGGTAATCTCACCAAATGAAAGAGAAGGTTATCACAACCAACTACCACGTGTGATCCATCGTCCACAAAGCCTATATCCCACAAAACAAACAAAAGGTGGGATTGGGACTATCCCATCCACCCAATATGGATGGTTCCATCCCATCCCAACCAGATCAGCAACCAAACACACGCTAACTTGCTCCTCAAGTTGTCTAGATCGGGTCTAAGTTCCTTAGTTTGCCATGATCGAGCTCTGTCTAGTTGAGAAAAGCCCATGCCAATGCCATAGTTGTGACGGAGGTACTAAAATAAGTCAAAGATGCTTTTAGATAACCACATACCAAAAGATGAATAAATATGATGAGGCTCAATTGTGGTACCAAGTCGAACATTTCTAGAAatctcacatggtatcagagttgactcttccataaaccctagagcaCTGATGTACTAGCCAATTTTCCATCGACCCAAGATCTTTAAAATAAGAGTGTGATAGTAATGATGTTTGGACCTACTGTTGGGGAGAGAAGCATGCTTCAGCTAAGTTCTATGCGCATATTCACAAGCATATGCAGGTTCCTAATGTCTTTAAATGGATTTTGAGGTCTAGTTGTGTGATGAAGACGGAGGTTTTTGCCTAGTTATTGTTGGTAGATCGTTTGAATACTCGTGATTTGCTCCAGCGTCGACATTGGAATGTCATTGAAGTTTATCATTATGAGCTATGTCTGACGATGGAGTGGATTCCATGGATTCTGCGATCTCTTCTTGGAGTTGTGCATGTATTGTAGTTGTCCGTACTAGATGGTAGCTAGCATAGAGACATGAGAAGGTGCCGAATGGAGATGTAGTTCGATTTGATTAGTTTACTACTTTGTTAGTTTCAATGCTTAGCAACAAAGAAATGCTGAATTTTCATATTGGATCTCATCTCATTAGATGTATTTCAGTGGAAAAACGTCCTCCTCGGGACGGAGGGGCGGCTGCTACTAAGGTGCGTTGGGCTTGGTGCTGCATC contains:
- the LOC124659282 gene encoding casein kinase 1-like protein 2 isoform X1 → MEPRVGNKYRLGRKLGSGSFGEIYLGTNVQTNEEVAIKLENVKTKHPQLLYESKLYRILQGGTGISNVKWFGVEGDYNVLVMDVLGPSLEDLFSFCNRKLSLKTVVMLADQMINRVEFIHSKSFLHRDIKPDNFLMGLGKRANQVYMIDFGLAKKYRDTSTHQHIPYRENKNLTGTARYASVNTHLGIEQSRRDDMESLGYVLMYFLRGSLPWQGLKAGNKKQKYEKISERKIATSIEVLCRGYPSEFQSYFHYCRSLRFEDSPDYQYLKRLFRDLFIREGFQFDYVYDWTILKYQQSQMTSVPPRAIAAAAGQSSGMAPITSNSRLLATEEGRRSGWTDDPTRRQVPPTGINAGSLSKQKSPVRPDLSTSKDAAFSSSTFLGRSGGSSRRPAVSSSRELPSSEAEPSRSRTPDASPGTFQRNAAPRRSSLTLEYSDPRHSSSARHASNSKNYESTIRGIQGLNFDANDRIHY
- the LOC124659282 gene encoding casein kinase 1-like protein 2 isoform X2, which gives rise to MEPRVGNKYRLGRKLGSGSFGEIYLGTNVQTNEEVAIKLENVKTKHPQLLYESKLYRILQGGTGISNVKWFGVEGDYNVLVMDVLGPSLEDLFSFCNRKLSLKTVVMLADQMINRVEFIHSKSFLHRDIKPDNFLMGLGKRANQVYMIDFGLAKKYRDTSTHQHIPYRENKNLTGTARYASVNTHLGIEQSRRDDMESLGYVLMYFLRGSLPWQGLKAGNKKQKYEKISERKIATSIEVLCRGYPSEFQSYFHYCRSLRFEDSPDYQYLKRLFRDLFIREGFQFDYVYDWTILKYQQSQMTSVPPRAIAAAAGQSSGMAPITSNSRLLATEEGRRSGWTDDPTRRQVPPTGINAGSLSKQKSPVRPDLSTSKDAAFDFFGSVRRILKATCCF